The genomic interval CTGTCCTGAGAGTTCTGTCCACAGGGGGCACTGTCCTGAGAGTTCTTTCCACAGGGGACACTGTCCTGAGAGTTCTGTCCACAGGGGGTGCTGTCCTGAGAGTTCTGTCCACAGGGGGTGCTGTCCTGAGAGTTCTGTCCACAGGGAGTGCTGTCCTGAGAGTTCTGTCCACAGGGGGTGCTGTCCTGAGAGTTCACAGGGGCAATGTTGTAAGATTCTGCTCACTGCCAGGGATGTGTGGTGGAGCAGGTTGTGGTGGAACTTTCCTGAGAGTAGCTTTGTCCACAGAGGGGCACTGTCTGCATAGATGTGTGTATGGATTTCTTTAACTAGAATGGTGACCTGCTGATGTCCAGGGAGGATATAGGTGCTAATGGGGTAGGACCTCAAGTGGATTCAGTGAGGTGTTGTTCCTGTTTCCCTCAGGACTATGAGCAGGTCCCAACTGATATTTTGTAATGCAGTGAGATGATGTAGCAGGAGGGGGCGCCTTAGTGGGGGCCCATGCTGAAGCACACCCTCTCCCCACAGGTATTAGCTATAAGAGGGGTCTAGTATGAAATTAAGTTTATTTGAGACATGGAAAGGGGATTTAGGGggagggagtagaggcagagaaagaacggGAACAGGGAAGGACAGAAAGTGAGacgagaaagaaaggaagagggtggccgggaacacatggagagagagagatgggcagGGGGTgggacaggaagggagagagaggaacctGAACAGTCTTTAATACATGAGCCAGAatcatacctggctgttgctaggtaactgttgggcagagcctagagaaAATGCTAACACAAACATGGGCTGCTCCTGCTCACACATGCAAAGCAACACCCATTCCCACCCAACTCACCACACAAGACACATGTGTACAGACACTCAGGTGTAAAGATGCACCCACTGACAGACACTCCTTATATGTATGTAGACTTGAAAATGGGCACACATgaatacaaacacacaagcacatgcgcACACAACCATATAAGTATCAGCTTCATAAttggaggcaagcctgggctactgTTGTGTGGGAAAACTTTTCCTGGGGTGACAGAACACATATATCTACTCACCCTAGATAGGAATACCATGACAAGCCTAAGTATGGATACCACCAAAGTTCAACTTGAGGAACCAATAACTTTACAGGTTATGTACAGCAATATAGGTAAGGGGTCACTtaaaggagcagaaatgactcaaagacagctgcttcACCAAGGCCCAACCAAGCATGAGTGACAGCTCCCAAAATATGGGAAgcccactcaggaggcagaagcaggtggatctctgtgagttcaaggctagcctagtctacagagcaagttccaggacagccaaggctacacagagaagtgcTGTCTTGGGGTGGGAGCTGGGAAACTGGagctcactgcacagcctgcagacaACTTAGTGGggtggagagtgtcctttccaggtggcTCTGTTGGTCTCAGTCTCTTCCAGGCAGTTCTGGTTCTCCTACAGTGTTCTTTGCAAAGGGGCTATACACATCTCCCCTTATGCtggcagggacacacacacacacacacacacacacacacacagagagagagagagacagagagagacagagagagacagagacacagagagaaacagagacagagaaagagacagacagagacacacacacaaacacagtgagagacagagagacagagacagagagacagacagagagagacagagacacacatagagagcacgcgagagagacagagagacagagagagacagagacacacacacatacagagagagagacagagacagacacgcaCAAACAcagtgtgagagagacagagagacagacagagacggggacacacacacaatgagagagagagacagagagacagagacacacacagcgagagagagacagacacacacacacacacacacacacacacacacaggctcaggtATTTAACCCTGTGAACTTTGATGACCTGTGCTCCATTGCTGGGACTAACTGGAAACTGGGAGACTACAaatctgacctctgaccttcacatgcacgtGGTGTGAGTGCCTCTCTTCACgcccaataataaataaaatttaaaagaaaaaaagaaagaaagttgtgaCATTGCTTATTTCAAacaattacaaagaaaaagttgtaaaaataaaaccaaaatagtaatacaactaaaacaaaacagtaacctgtgtgtgcatacaatTCCATTATGTGGCAACTGGCCCATATGGTCCATGGGGGATATGAAACTCAGGGTTGGAGGACAGGGCTTGGAGAGGATGGGAAAGTAGGGTGTGGTCAATGTGTATTGGGGGGCTCTCTCAGGCCCTGGGGCTCATGAAGCTTTCCCCAAAGGTTGATAGGAGCACAAACTACCAATGAACACTGCCCCACTCTGCAGGGCAAGTCCCTTTGAGGCCACACTACACAGACTGCGGGAGACCTTCTATGCAGGGCGTACTCGGCCTGCTGAGTTCCGGACAGCGCAGCTGCAGAGCCTGGGTCGCTTCTTGCAAGACAACAAGCAGCTGCTGCAAGATGCACTGGCTAAGGATCTGGGCAAGGTACTGTATGGAGGACGAATGGGGCATCTGGATGAGACAGCTATGCCCGTCCTGAGCTGGACCACATCCTTTGTGACATTTTGTGCCCTTGAGGAGGACCAAACCTTCCAGTTTATTTAATGCTTCCTCTATGCACAGACTGCAACATTAACTAAAAACACAGGGCCCCCCTGAGAGGCCAACATAACTGTTCTCAGGTAACAATTTGGGAAACTGGGACACTCAGTGTTAAGTTGCTAGCCCAAAGTCTCAAAGCCAGGCAGTGACAGGTCAAAATTGCAGTCCCCATGGAACCACCATGCTGCCATTTCACTGTGTTTATATACGTACTCAAGGGAACTGTCTCAAGCCTATCTAAACGGTAGGCCCCAGCTCATCCTTGAACCTGACTTCCCCACCCCACAGGCAGCCTTCGAGTCAGACATAAGTGAGATCATCCTGTGCCAGAATGAGGTGGACCTGGCCCTCAAAAACCTGCAGACCTGGATGAAAGACGAGTCTGTGTCCACCAACTTGGTGAGCACCATTGGCTGAGATGGAGGGTGAAGGCGGCAGTGGGGTGGCAGGGCAGGGACAGCCTGCCCTACGGCCATTTCTGCCCTTGGGTCCAAAGTAAACCAGTCTTCTTATGTGGGGACTCCATCACCCAGGCAGTgtgtggggtggtgtgtgtgtgtgtgtgtgtgtgtgtgtgtgtgtgtgtgtgtgtttgggggctcTTACCCATCTGGCATCTGACTATGGTTCTGCATCCTAGCTCACAAAGCTGAGCTCAGCCTTCATCCGGAAGGAGCCCTTTGGCCTGGTGCTTATCATTGCACCCTGGAATTATCCTTTGAACTTGATGATCATGCCTTTGGTGGGGGCCATTGCTGCAGGTGAGTGGGGTTCTGAACCCTCCTGGTCTGATGATCCTTCACAAAGAAGGCTTCCAGAGTTCTGTGAAGGGTGCAAGCACCAGCCTCCCCTCTCTACTTTCCCATTGGCTCCTGTCAGGAAACTGTGTGGTGCTGAAGCCATCAGAAATTAGCAAGAACACAGAGAAGGTGctggcagagctgctgccccAGTATCTGGACCAGGTGAGCATGGCTCTGCCTATCAAGGAGCTGGCATCCCCATACCCCTGTGCCGGCCAGTGGGGAGGTCCTCCTGCCTGGGTCTGCCTCCTGAGCTGCCATCCTGCCTTGTAGAGCTGCTTTGCTGTGATGCTGGGTGGGCCGGAGGAGACCAGCCAGCTGCTGAAACACAAATTTGACTATATCTTCTTCACAGGTAAGGAGAGCTCTGTCCAGGATCCTGGGGTAGGGGACAGCAGATAATACAACAATGCAAAAGCATTGTGGGGTAAGGCCATAGGCCACAGGAGGGGATTAATCCAGAGGTGGAAGTGTCCCTGAGGGTGGCTTTCCAGGTCCTCTGAGAATCTTGGAGATTGGCTCCTGGGTGGTCAGGATGGAGGCAGACTCTAGGAGGTAGGTGGAGCAGCCCAGAGCTTGGGTTGAGAAAGGTCTCTGTAGAGAGAGGAGGCCAAAGTTAATGCCTAGACCAGTTAACCAGGTGCCTCTTGACCATGTTCTCAGGGAGTCCTCGGGTAGGCAAGATTGTCATGGCTGCTGCTACCAAACACCTGACACCCATCACCCTGGAGCTGGGGGGTAAGAACCCCTGCTATGTGGATGACAACTGCGACCCCCAGACAGTGGCCAACCGTGTGGCCTGGTTCCGCTACTTTAATGCTGGCCAGACCTGTGTGGCCCCCGATTATGTGCTGTGTAGCCAGGAGATGCAGGAGCGGTTGGTACCCGCCCTGCAGAATGCCATCACGCGTTTCTATGGAGACAACCCACAGACCTCCCCCAACCTGGGCAGAATCATCAACCAGAAGCATTTCAAGCGGCTCCAGGGATTGCTGGGCTGTGGCCGTGTGGTCATCGGGGGCCAGAGCGATGAGGGAGAGCGCTACATTGGTGAGTCTCCTGCCCCTGTCACTGGCACACAGCCCACCTGGGCTGAGACCCTTCCATACTGAAGAGGGCCATGTTGGACTCTGGATGTGAATCTCACCATTAGTCCTTGTATCCTGGAGTTAACCTATTCTTGAGCCATAACTGCACCTAAGCCTGTGACTCCTCAATGACAACCTTAGGCCCCACAGCTTAGACTCACTGAGCTCAGACCCTGTTGTCTGGGCTTTTCATTGTCCCAGGAGGTCAGGTCCCTGGACACTCAGACCCTGAATCCTGAGACTCCAGATCCTGAGTCTGCCCAGTCTGGAGCTGTGTTCCCATTCTTGCCATGACAACGAGCAAGgctgtttcttcctttctccacAGCTCCCACAGTGCTGGTAGACGTGAAGGAGACAGAGCCCGTGATACaggaggagatctttggtcccatccTGCCTCTGGTGACTGTGAAGAACCTGGATGAGGCCATCAATTTCATTAACCAGAGGGAGAAGCCACTGGCGTTGTATGCCTTCTCCAACAATAGCCAGGTGGGGCCTCTCAGGGCTGGGGCCACAGATTGGGTGAAAAAGGGACAGACTGGTCACACCTCCTGCTTGGGGCTTTAGACTAATACTGCAAGTTTGAGCAGCCAACCTGGTTCCATTGAATACTGCACAAAGACACCTGAAGACAGCACACAGGCAGGGCCACAGGTGCCAGGTACATGATTGGCCGGCTATTGACCGTAAGAAGTGTGCTAGGGAGGCCCCTCCCCCTTCTGAGCCATGCATAATTCCTTACAAGACTGATGGACAACATCATTCCCGACCTCACAGGCAGTGCCTGCCTGGCTGCAGTGGGGAtccactctctcacacacaattaTAATGGCCTCATGCTCATGATAATAGGCATTGTAAAGTGCGCCACCTAGTGAGTGCTTAAAATAAGGGACTGCTCAGTGCAAGAAGGAACTGGGGGAGGCAGTGCAGAAGGGAGGGCTCTCTATTCCCCAGGAGACTGTTAGAACTCACCCACTCATCCCTGCTCACTTCTGCCTCTTTTAGGTGGTGAACCAGATGTTGGAACGCACCAGCAGCGGTGGCTTTGGAGGCAACGATGGCTTCCTCTACCTAACTCTACCAGCTCTGCCCCTGGGAGGAGTTGGTGAGTTCctgccctacccccaccccccagtccaGTTCTCATCCCAGAAAGTTCTTTGCTACTCCACTTGGATCTAGCCTCTGGGCCTCTtatggcctcagtttccctatctgtaaATCGCTATTTGATTGCCCTGCCCTTCTCTGAGTTCCCCTGCAAGCTCTGAGCTTCTGGTTCTGACAGGTCCTTCCCAGGCTGGCATGCAGGGCTCCCCAGGTGCTGTCCTCACaatctctcttgctctctgtgtCCTTGCAGGCAACAGCGGGATGGGCAGGTACCACGGCAAGTTCTCCTTTGACACCTTCTCCCATCAGCGTGCCTGCCTGCTGCGCAGCCCTGGGATGGAAAAGCTGAATGACTTTCGTTACCCGCCTTATGGTTCCTGGAACCAGCAACTGATAGGCTGGGCCATGGGCTCCCAGAGCTGCACCCTCCTGTGAATGCCACCTTgactcctctctctcctgctgccctGCCCCAACGTACCTGAGCTTTCAAGCCCCCAGTGGTTTCTGAAAGGCAGGTGTCTGGCCCAGCCTGTGAACACCCCACTTCTGGAACTTTTTCTGAACACACCTGAAGCCAGGCAGGACCTTCAGATGGCTAGTCTAGCCCTTTTCCATAGCACAGCACCCTCAGCAGCCTTCTGATCTTCTGCTTAGACAGAGAAGCCCCCTCTCCAAGTTTGGGCAGATCTGATGACTGAGAGGGACATTTTGTCAGGGTCCCAAAAGACAGCAGTTGCTCACAACTCCATCCACACCTGGAGGGTGGCTTTGTCCCACCTGAAGTGACATGATCATGAACTCAGATCAGATTAATTGGTAAAATCTGAAGTGTGTTCATTGGTTACTTTCCTGTAGCTTCTATTAAATGACCTGACATGGGCAAATTCAGGGGGAAAAGATTTACTCATGGCCCATAGCACCAGAAGTTTTCATTCCCCCAAGACACAGCAGACATGACAGAATACAGGTTACTTCATAGGATGGCAGGCCAGGAAACAGCATGAATAACAAGGAAAGCATGGTTGATTAGTTTTGCCTGCTCTGGATCCAGGCAGggctgtgtatatatgtattggaCACATCTCCACTCCTAGAAAGATGTAATGAGTAGTAGAATATGACATTTGAGACTTGGGgataaagagatagctcagtggttaaaagtactggatgctcttccaaaggatttagtcccacatggcagcttacaatcatctgaaactccagttccaagacacctaacaccctcttttggccttagCAGGAACCAAGCAAGCATGTGATgtgtagacatacatgtaggcaagacactcatacatggaaaataaaataataaaacctttGAAAATGGAGGCTTTGtactgggtgtgatggcacatgtcttGAATCCccgcagaggcagagacaggtagatctttgtgatcTGGTCTACGAAGTGATTCCAAGGATATgtaaagaccctatctcaacaaacaaaaaacctgaagaCTTCATCTAaacatggggaaactgaggccttgaGTGAAGACAGGGTTGTGTTAAGCTCATAGAGGATGGCAGGGCCAGAGCTGAGGGACAGCTTTGTTGAGGATTGTGGGGCTGGAGGCTGGGTAGACAGGATTCCTGGCCCCTGGGATTGGCCCCTTGTTCTTCCCTGGTACTCACTCTGGAGCCATTTGCAGTCCTCTGCCTTGGCTATTGGGCTCCTCATCCTTAGACTCACAGCAAACCTGAGCTAGTGGCCTGGGgttgagaaaattaaaagatgTGTGGTTTTGGATATTTTGGGTGATGGCATTTCTAGAATGGTACATGGGGGACACAGCAGAGGCACATAGCAGGGGCTTGTGggtagatggaggagagaacagataaaGAGAGGAGGTGCCTGCTGAGGGCAGAGGAATGTATGGATGAGGGCTGGCTGGCTGAGGTGGTCGGATGACAAGACTGGTGGGCTAGTGCATGGGGGCAGGTGAGTGGCAGGTTTGGGAGCCACCCTGGGGTTCCAGTGGGGTCATGTGGGACCATCTGCAAGTGCTGGGCCCACAGTGGTCATTAGGCACCAGGGAGGCCATAAGAAAACAGACAATAGAGGTCCATCATCCTATGTCCATCCCAGGACATCTGGTTAATAAGAAGAAGCCATAGCACagtgctggagcaggagctaaAGGGACTGGCAACAGAGAAGGTGGTGGAAAGACAGAGTGCTGCAGGACCCCAGGTCTGAGTGGGAGGCCATGTGTGATTGCAGGCAGGATTCAGGTAGAGGCATGTATCTGTGTGAGACCATGGCAAAGGCCTCCTGCCCTGTGTGGGCTATGTCAGTTAGTTTTTTgacaacttgacataaactagagtcatttggaaagaggaaacctcaatggagaaaatgtccccattagattggcctgcaggcaagtctgtgggtcattttcttgatgttatgagtctcatggggaaagcccagctcactgtgggtggtgccatccctgggcagttGGTCCAGGGGTGTGTGAGGAAgttggctgagcaagccatggggagcaatccagtaagcagtattccttcatggtctctgcttcaagttcctgctatcaggttcctgtcttgagttcctatcctgactttcttcaatggtGGATTTGTGTAGATCTGTAAATGTTTTCATTCCAAGTAGATCTAGTCATGGAGCCTTTATCACAGCTCCAGAAAGCAGGATGCTGTCCCTTGAGCTGTTACAGCTCCTGACAGGCAGCACCAAGTTCCA from Arvicanthis niloticus isolate mArvNil1 chromosome 1, mArvNil1.pat.X, whole genome shotgun sequence carries:
- the LOC117714070 gene encoding aldehyde dehydrogenase family 3 member B2 isoform X2, translated to MNTAPLCRASPFEATLHRLRETFYAGRTRPAEFRTAQLQSLGRFLQDNKQLLQDALAKDLGKAAFESDISEIILCQNEVDLALKNLQTWMKDESVSTNLLTKLSSAFIRKEPFGLVLIIAPWNYPLNLMIMPLVGAIAAGNCVVLKPSEISKNTEKVLAELLPQYLDQSCFAVMLGGPEETSQLLKHKFDYIFFTGSPRVGKIVMAAATKHLTPITLELGGKNPCYVDDNCDPQTVANRVAWFRYFNAGQTCVAPDYVLCSQEMQERLVPALQNAITRFYGDNPQTSPNLGRIINQKHFKRLQGLLGCGRVVIGGQSDEGERYIAPTVLVDVKETEPVIQEEIFGPILPLVTVKNLDEAINFINQREKPLALYAFSNNSQVVNQMLERTSSGGFGGNDGFLYLTLPALPLGGVGNSGMGRYHGKFSFDTFSHQRACLLRSPGMEKLNDFRYPPYGSWNQQLIGWAMGSQSCTLL
- the LOC117714070 gene encoding aldehyde dehydrogenase family 3 member B2 isoform X1, which gives rise to MSALDTGSEPSPGASPFEATLHRLRETFYAGRTRPAEFRTAQLQSLGRFLQDNKQLLQDALAKDLGKAAFESDISEIILCQNEVDLALKNLQTWMKDESVSTNLLTKLSSAFIRKEPFGLVLIIAPWNYPLNLMIMPLVGAIAAGNCVVLKPSEISKNTEKVLAELLPQYLDQSCFAVMLGGPEETSQLLKHKFDYIFFTGSPRVGKIVMAAATKHLTPITLELGGKNPCYVDDNCDPQTVANRVAWFRYFNAGQTCVAPDYVLCSQEMQERLVPALQNAITRFYGDNPQTSPNLGRIINQKHFKRLQGLLGCGRVVIGGQSDEGERYIAPTVLVDVKETEPVIQEEIFGPILPLVTVKNLDEAINFINQREKPLALYAFSNNSQVVNQMLERTSSGGFGGNDGFLYLTLPALPLGGVGNSGMGRYHGKFSFDTFSHQRACLLRSPGMEKLNDFRYPPYGSWNQQLIGWAMGSQSCTLL